From a single Nostoc sp. MS1 genomic region:
- a CDS encoding Rpn family recombination-promoting nuclease/putative transposase — protein sequence MRRDSIFYKLFQQSPALLFELLADPPANAGGYKFDSVAVKEPKFEIDGVFLPPDNESPGTVYFCEVQFQKDEKLYERVFAESSLYFYRNRDRFSDWQAVIIYPSRSIEQGNIYPHQTLLNGNQVHRIYLDELGDIRALPLWVAVMVLATLEEEQAPSQARYLLARASQEASLPERRAIIEIITTIISYRFEQLSRAEVESMLDITLKETRIYREIKEEGREEGREEGREATANFIIRLLTKRLGELPQDVRSSVAGLPLSRLEELGEALLDFTSLAELQAWLQARIN from the coding sequence ATGCGTCGGGATTCAATTTTTTATAAACTATTCCAACAATCTCCTGCTTTATTATTTGAACTTTTAGCAGATCCTCCAGCAAACGCGGGTGGATACAAATTTGACTCGGTAGCTGTCAAGGAACCGAAATTTGAAATTGATGGGGTATTTTTACCACCAGACAATGAAAGTCCGGGTACTGTGTATTTCTGTGAGGTGCAGTTTCAGAAAGACGAAAAGCTCTATGAGAGAGTATTTGCGGAATCTTCACTCTATTTCTACCGCAACCGTGACAGATTTAGCGATTGGCAAGCTGTAATCATTTATCCATCACGTAGTATTGAACAAGGTAATATTTACCCGCATCAAACGCTACTCAACGGCAACCAAGTACATCGGATATATTTGGATGAGTTGGGTGACATTCGCGCCTTACCCTTGTGGGTGGCGGTGATGGTTTTAGCTACTTTAGAAGAAGAACAAGCACCCTCACAAGCTCGGTATTTATTAGCCAGAGCTAGTCAAGAAGCTTCTTTACCAGAACGTCGTGCGATAATTGAAATCATCACGACAATCATAAGTTATCGATTTGAGCAACTGAGTCGAGCGGAGGTGGAGTCAATGTTGGACATCACACTTAAGGAAACGAGAATTTATCGAGAAATTAAAGAGGAAGGAAGAGAGGAAGGAAGAGAGGAAGGAAGAGAGGCAACAGCTAATTTTATTATTCGACTGTTGACTAAGCGGTTGGGAGAACTGCCCCAAGATGTCCGTTCTTCGGTGGCGGGTTTGCCATTGTCAAGGCTGGAGGAATTGGGTGAAGCATTGCTGGATTTTACCAGTTTGGCTGAGTTACAGGCTTGGTTGCAAGCGCGAATTAATTAA
- a CDS encoding DUF3370 domain-containing protein, protein MPNQLSSSLFIFLLGLTLTQTVGGTQQQNDSALAQTPPKTEPQIIVQPGEIRALPGKLDNIPVFNSNSPEWIKTEGILLSTFPTNGKKTPTAHLNFPFQGRFDLFAHHYTHTPKDLQTLYLGVIINNPGKKPVTVEVLQGASYLMQDAPFVTLPPYLENNDGKVYSGPGARAVADVLRGVRQADFPAKLVIPPGQSRMVLNHPIPVRNLEKPINGRSSFLRLRSSDKVYAASLAMFAKKNADGSDRAPTIAEWQALLNDGNFAGPRDKTPTPPNATGGALIYGRVAGVSQGSQWQATLTDNPKTTTLTIPQAGKGISYPIVTLRGGRLGTEQNQTAKMLVRYPDTAYEAHGNYGVEYKLSLPLKNNTNQTQKVTVTLETPLKEDKLSQGGVRFRKPSLDFPFFRGTVRLRYFDDQGKEKIRYVHLWHRTGQVLEPLVQFVMPPSTKRNLQVDVIYPPDSTPPQVLTVRTL, encoded by the coding sequence ATGCCAAATCAACTATCATCATCTTTATTTATATTTTTATTAGGACTCACCCTAACTCAAACCGTTGGTGGTACTCAGCAGCAAAATGATTCTGCATTAGCCCAAACACCACCCAAAACGGAACCCCAAATTATTGTTCAACCTGGAGAAATTAGGGCTTTACCAGGAAAGTTAGATAACATTCCCGTTTTTAACAGTAATAGCCCAGAATGGATTAAAACTGAGGGCATTTTACTTTCTACCTTCCCAACAAACGGTAAAAAAACACCAACAGCACACCTCAATTTTCCCTTTCAAGGTCGGTTTGATTTATTTGCCCACCACTACACCCACACCCCCAAAGATTTACAAACCTTATATCTGGGGGTAATTATCAATAACCCTGGAAAAAAACCAGTTACAGTTGAAGTGTTGCAAGGTGCTAGTTATTTGATGCAGGATGCACCCTTTGTCACCTTACCCCCTTATTTAGAAAACAATGATGGTAAAGTCTATTCCGGGCCAGGGGCGAGGGCTGTAGCTGATGTGCTGCGGGGTGTGCGACAAGCCGATTTTCCCGCCAAGTTAGTTATTCCCCCAGGACAAAGCCGGATGGTACTCAATCATCCCATTCCTGTACGCAATTTGGAAAAGCCTATCAATGGTCGCTCTAGTTTTCTGCGTTTGCGGAGTAGCGATAAAGTATATGCAGCCAGCCTAGCAATGTTTGCTAAGAAAAACGCTGATGGTTCTGACCGTGCGCCTACAATAGCTGAATGGCAAGCTTTACTCAACGATGGTAACTTTGCTGGGCCAAGGGATAAAACACCGACTCCACCGAATGCTACTGGTGGGGCTTTGATTTATGGGCGTGTAGCTGGTGTTTCGCAAGGTTCCCAATGGCAAGCCACCCTCACAGATAACCCTAAAACTACCACTCTCACAATACCACAAGCTGGCAAGGGTATTTCGTATCCGATAGTTACCTTACGGGGTGGTCGTTTAGGTACAGAACAAAACCAAACCGCCAAGATGCTAGTACGATACCCTGATACGGCATATGAAGCGCATGGTAATTATGGGGTGGAGTATAAACTCAGTTTGCCTTTAAAAAATAATACTAACCAAACTCAAAAAGTGACAGTAACTTTAGAAACTCCATTGAAGGAAGATAAGCTTTCTCAAGGTGGTGTGCGCTTCCGTAAACCGTCCCTAGACTTTCCCTTTTTCCGGGGTACAGTTAGACTACGTTACTTTGATGACCAAGGAAAAGAAAAAATTCGTTACGTGCATCTATGGCATAGAACAGGACAGGTGTTAGAACCGTTGGTACAGTTTGTCATGCCACCATCTACTAAGCGTAATTTGCAGGTAGATGTAATTTATCCACCAGATTCTACACCACCACAGGTTTTAACTGTCAGGACTTTGTAG
- a CDS encoding DUF1565 domain-containing protein, with translation MVNTTPVTTVYVNPASGNDANTGSSQSPFKTLTRALKTTPPAIIYLAAGTYNAANQEVFPLVIPEGVIVVGNEANKGAGILISGGGEYQSPSFSVQNVTLVVLNKASLRGVTVTNPVAKGSGVWIESTAPTIANNTFTNCGREGVFTSGTAKPAILDNVFVQNAASGLFMARNSKGEVLRNIFQKNPLGIAISDFAAPLIANNKLSENRTAIALSRNARPVLRNNFIFKNTQGGLLVNESAVPDLGNAQDAAGNIFSKNGEFDIQNATTQQLISVGNQLNPTQVKGQVDLPAATIENPVANTNFVDLPGHWAAAFVEALVNKGFLSGFPDGTFAPDAPITRAQYAAVIAKAFQLPTNNQPPKFADLKPDFWAAAAITKAAQMGFISGFPDGTFRPAQNLTKVQAIVSVVNGLKLSGGSPNLLSVYRDRAQIPSYATNPLAIATQQSLVVNYPQTDRLEPLRDITRAEIAALIYQALVTTGQEKAIASPYIVSAEVDVPAFTDLAGHWAEPFIRGLASMGITNGFADGSYQPNKPMTRAQYAAMVAVAFNPPAKRPATDFVDVPKDFWAYRALQIAASGGFVSGFSDRTFRPDQNVQRLQVIVSLVNGLALPTVDSNNVLPYTDNNNIPEYAKKAVVTATQQRIVVNYPEPKQLAPTREATRAEVAAMVYQALAAIQRAPSINSPYIISTLSN, from the coding sequence ATGGTGAACACTACGCCCGTTACCACAGTCTATGTTAATCCCGCAAGTGGGAATGATGCTAATACGGGTTCCAGCCAGAGTCCGTTCAAAACCCTCACTCGTGCTTTAAAAACAACTCCCCCAGCAATTATTTATTTAGCTGCGGGAACTTATAACGCTGCAAATCAAGAAGTGTTTCCCTTGGTTATCCCAGAAGGGGTAATAGTGGTAGGTAATGAAGCTAATAAAGGCGCAGGAATTTTAATTTCTGGGGGTGGCGAGTACCAAAGCCCCAGTTTTAGCGTGCAGAATGTCACGTTAGTTGTACTCAACAAAGCTAGTCTTAGGGGCGTGACTGTAACTAATCCTGTAGCTAAGGGTAGTGGTGTGTGGATTGAATCAACAGCCCCTACTATAGCTAACAATACTTTTACTAATTGTGGTCGAGAAGGTGTATTTACTAGCGGTACTGCCAAACCTGCGATTTTAGATAATGTGTTTGTGCAGAATGCAGCTAGTGGTTTATTTATGGCACGCAACAGTAAAGGGGAAGTGCTGCGGAATATTTTTCAGAAGAATCCTTTGGGGATAGCTATTAGTGATTTTGCTGCACCTTTAATTGCTAATAACAAGTTATCTGAAAATCGGACAGCGATCGCTCTCTCTCGCAATGCTCGTCCTGTATTACGGAATAATTTTATCTTCAAAAATACCCAAGGTGGCTTGTTGGTCAATGAAAGCGCCGTGCCTGATTTGGGTAACGCGCAAGATGCGGCTGGCAATATTTTTAGTAAAAATGGCGAGTTTGATATTCAAAATGCCACAACACAGCAATTAATTTCTGTAGGCAACCAATTAAACCCCACTCAAGTTAAGGGACAGGTGGACTTGCCGGCGGCGACGATAGAAAATCCTGTTGCTAACACTAATTTTGTTGATTTACCTGGGCATTGGGCAGCCGCTTTTGTGGAAGCATTAGTTAATAAGGGTTTCCTGAGTGGCTTTCCCGATGGCACATTCGCCCCTGATGCACCCATCACCCGCGCTCAATATGCGGCGGTAATTGCCAAGGCTTTTCAGTTACCTACAAATAATCAACCACCTAAATTCGCTGATCTTAAGCCAGATTTTTGGGCGGCAGCCGCCATTACCAAAGCAGCCCAAATGGGATTTATTAGCGGTTTTCCTGATGGGACGTTTCGCCCCGCGCAGAACTTAACCAAAGTTCAAGCCATAGTTTCGGTTGTCAATGGTTTAAAACTAAGCGGAGGTAGCCCGAATTTGTTGAGTGTATACCGCGATCGCGCCCAAATTCCCAGTTATGCCACAAATCCTCTTGCTATTGCGACGCAGCAGAGTTTGGTGGTGAACTATCCCCAAACAGATAGACTTGAACCACTACGGGATATTACTCGTGCTGAAATTGCAGCCTTAATTTATCAGGCTTTAGTGACAACTGGACAAGAAAAAGCGATCGCCTCACCATATATAGTCAGCGCCGAAGTTGATGTTCCTGCCTTCACTGATTTAGCAGGACATTGGGCAGAACCATTTATACGCGGTTTAGCCAGCATGGGGATCACTAATGGTTTTGCTGATGGTAGCTATCAACCTAATAAACCTATGACTCGCGCCCAATACGCAGCGATGGTGGCGGTAGCGTTTAACCCCCCCGCCAAACGCCCAGCCACGGATTTTGTAGACGTTCCCAAGGATTTCTGGGCATATAGGGCTTTACAAATTGCTGCTAGTGGGGGCTTTGTGAGTGGATTTAGCGATCGCACCTTTCGCCCCGATCAAAATGTCCAAAGGCTACAGGTCATCGTTTCTCTAGTCAACGGACTAGCCCTACCGACAGTTGATAGCAATAATGTACTCCCGTACACTGACAATAATAATATTCCTGAATATGCTAAAAAAGCTGTGGTAACAGCCACACAACAAAGAATTGTTGTCAACTATCCAGAGCCAAAACAGCTTGCGCCAACGAGGGAAGCCACAAGGGCCGAAGTAGCCGCAATGGTTTATCAAGCCTTAGCCGCCATCCAAAGAGCGCCAAGTATTAACTCACCCTATATTATTTCGACACTCAGCAATTGA